The Methanosarcina barkeri str. Wiesmoor DNA segment TTTATTCTATGGAAAAAACCTAATAAATTGAATAACAGTGAGAGATATTTCATAATTATCTATTTTCGGGTTAATGTATTCAAACACTGAGGCGCACATTAAATGATATCCTCAAATCAATTAGACTTTATGATAATGCTGTCTCTGATATTTTCAGTGCCAGCAGGCTATTATATTTTTGTGCCGGAACCTCTTCGGCCCAAATACTATTATGGAAACCTTGAGTCGCCTGGAATTTTGGAGATTCTACCTTATGTATCTTCGGCTGCATTTATCTTCATACTTATGGATTCACAAAGAGAAATTTCAAACCTCCTGGGTCTCAGTCCCTCTCTCAATTATGATAGATATATGTTGATGCTAGAAGGCACTAAAGTGAGTATTTTCCAGAGCATAGCCAATCCAACGCTGACATACTTTTGCGGAGCAGTTTATCTGGTTGGATTTCCATTCCTTTTGATCTTTACATTTATATTATTCCTGTTTAGCCAAGATGATGAGGCTCTTAAAGAGTATACAATTACTTTTATACTTATATATTTGATAGCCTACGTTTTTTACATATTTTTCCCAGTAAATGTGACCGGACATGTATTGCCAGGAGTGATCCCTTTGCTATATCAATTGAATCCGGCCATCTTGGGGATAGTAACTATCTGTAGTCCCCGTCTTAACAATTGCTTCCCAAGCCTGCATGCAGCACTCTCGGTAATGGCAACGATGTTTATACTTTTTAAGACAGATCTCAGGCGTTACAAGGTTTTTGCAGTAGGAACAACCATTTTCATCCTTTTTTCAATACTGTATCTTGGCATACACTGGATTACGGATATGATTGGTGGGATTATACTCGCTCTTGTTTCTTATTTCGTAGCTATTCGAATTTTTAAAAAGAGGTTCAAGGATGAAAGTACTCG contains these protein-coding regions:
- a CDS encoding phosphatase PAP2 family protein, with amino-acid sequence MISSNQLDFMIMLSLIFSVPAGYYIFVPEPLRPKYYYGNLESPGILEILPYVSSAAFIFILMDSQREISNLLGLSPSLNYDRYMLMLEGTKVSIFQSIANPTLTYFCGAVYLVGFPFLLIFTFILFLFSQDDEALKEYTITFILIYLIAYVFYIFFPVNVTGHVLPGVIPLLYQLNPAILGIVTICSPRLNNCFPSLHAALSVMATMFILFKTDLRRYKVFAVGTTIFILFSILYLGIHWITDMIGGIILALVSYFVAIRIFKKRFKDESTRFYMR